In a single window of the Dinghuibacter silviterrae genome:
- the ilvN gene encoding acetolactate synthase small subunit: MQKQEFTITVYTENQIGLLNRIAIMFSRRKINIESLNTSPSEIEGIHRFTIVIQEFEDVVRKLCRQIEKQVEVLKAYFNTNEELIWQEMALYKVPTDVIAEKVKVERLLREYGARAVVIRKDYTVFEATGHREETDRLIKALEPYGLIEFVRSARVAIIKDSSGFHEKLKEFEAQEPGEGVIENEYLGKGTEVFSM; encoded by the coding sequence ATGCAAAAGCAAGAATTTACCATCACCGTCTATACCGAAAACCAGATCGGCCTGCTGAACCGCATCGCCATCATGTTTTCCCGCAGGAAAATCAACATCGAAAGCCTGAACACCTCTCCTTCCGAAATCGAGGGCATCCACCGCTTTACCATCGTCATCCAGGAATTCGAAGACGTGGTCCGCAAGCTGTGCCGCCAGATCGAAAAACAGGTCGAGGTACTGAAGGCCTACTTCAACACCAACGAAGAGCTCATCTGGCAGGAAATGGCTTTGTACAAGGTCCCCACCGACGTCATCGCGGAGAAAGTCAAGGTCGAACGCCTGCTGCGCGAGTACGGGGCGAGGGCCGTCGTGATCCGCAAAGACTATACGGTCTTCGAAGCCACGGGACACCGGGAAGAAACCGACCGGCTGATCAAGGCCCTGGAGCCGTACGGCCTGATCGAGTTCGTACGTTCCGCCCGCGTCGCCATCATCAAGGACAGCAGCGGGTTCCACGAGAAGCTCAAGGAATTCGAGGCGCAGGAACCCGGCGAAGGCGTGATCGAGAACGAGTACCTGGGCAAGGGTACGGAAGTATTCAGCATGTAA
- the gltB gene encoding glutamate synthase large subunit yields MSNGGLYNASFEHDACGIGFVANIKGHKSHQIVSDALTILENMEHRGACGCENNTGDGAGIMIQTPHEFFFEECLKLGIHLPAYGRYGVGVLFFPREIRLREECRSIFQRAAERLGLEVLTYRRVPVIADPIGPTALSVEPEMEQVFIACPDHIQHPDDFERKLFVLRNYASHTIRNTVRKDAIGFYIASLSYKTVVYKGQLTSGQVRQYFPDLSHKRLVSAFGLVHSRFATNTFPSWDLAQPFRFIAHNGEINTLQGNLNWLKTSERGFTSPYFSQEEMDMILPVVAGNQSDSACLDNMIELLSLTGRSLPHVMMMLIPEAWDGNDQMDPVKKAFYEYHASIMEPWDGPASISFTDGKIIGATLDRNGLRPSRYCITNDDRVIMASETGALPVDPKTVIEKGRLQPGKMFVVDMEQGRIISDEELKNTICSQKPYGEWLNKYKIRMDELPEPRVTFTHLEHDQIFKYQKAFGYSTEDLDTLIAPMALGGKEPVGSMGNDTPLAVLSDQPQHLANYFKQLFAQVTNPPIDPIRERMVMSLATFVGSTDNLLAEDPLACHTVALHQPVLTNHELEKIRSIDTGIFQAKTLQTYFRANGQPGALKAGLDRLCRYAVDAVDDGFKVLVLTDRAIDSEHAAIPSLLAVSAVHHHLSRKGLRGKVGIVIEAGDVWEVHHFACLIGFGVTAVNPYLALSTIRDMKLFGKLQTDLDVEQLKKNYIKAVCDGLLKVFSKMGISTLQSYQGAQIFEIIGLNKAVVDTYFSGAVSRIEGMGLDEIAKETLARHFLGFSRKEAPVDRLPVGGVYQWKRKGEAHLFNPTSIHYLQLSTRTNDYSVFKKFSKTINDQDEKALTLRSLLTFKRTRPSISIDEVEPEENIYKRFATGAMSFGSISHEAHSTLAIAMNRLGGKSNTGEGGEDPARFERLPNGDSMRSAIKQVASARFGVTSLYLTEADELQIKMAQGAKPGEGGQLPGHKVDDWIAKTRHSTPGVGLISPPPHHDIYSIEDLAQLIFDLKNANRAARISVKLVSKAGVGTIAAGVAKAKADVIVIAGHDGGTGASPISSIRHAGLPWELGLAETHQTLVRNKLRSRVTVQTDGQLRTGRDLAVAALLGAEEWGIATAALVVEGCIMMRKCHVNTCPVGIATQDAELRSRFAGDPDHVVNFFKFLTRELREIMAELGFRSVNEMIGQVSNLQVREDIKHWKYKKLDLSPILYEEPAAATTGLFCQEDQDHGLIGVLDWKLLKAAGPALEKAQAVQASFPIRNTDRTVGSILSNEITKKYRAAGLPDNTLHFSFTGTAGQSFGAFNTRGITLELEGDANDYFGKGLSGARLVVYPSREAAFVAEDNIIIGNVALYGATDGEVFIRGKAGERFAVRNSGANAVVEGVGDHGCEYMTGGRVVILGDTGRNFAAGMSGGIAYVYDASGRFSRNCNKEMVDLDPLAADDVALVQEMVSRHYAHTGSSVARFILDDWENQLLHFIKVFPQEYKRVLQSAGPGIVAAGVQQDYKKSNVK; encoded by the coding sequence ATGAGTAATGGAGGCTTATATAACGCAAGTTTCGAGCATGATGCCTGTGGTATCGGGTTTGTTGCAAACATCAAGGGTCATAAATCCCACCAGATTGTTTCAGATGCCCTCACCATCCTGGAAAACATGGAACACCGCGGCGCCTGTGGTTGTGAAAACAACACGGGTGACGGAGCGGGGATCATGATCCAAACACCCCACGAATTCTTTTTTGAGGAGTGCCTGAAACTAGGCATCCACCTGCCCGCGTACGGGCGGTATGGCGTAGGCGTCTTATTTTTCCCCAGAGAAATACGACTCAGGGAAGAATGCAGGTCTATTTTCCAAAGGGCCGCGGAGCGCCTGGGCCTGGAAGTGTTGACTTACCGGCGTGTGCCGGTGATCGCCGATCCCATCGGCCCCACGGCCTTGTCCGTGGAGCCGGAAATGGAACAGGTCTTTATCGCCTGCCCGGACCACATCCAGCACCCGGACGACTTCGAACGGAAGCTGTTTGTGCTGCGCAACTATGCATCCCACACGATCCGCAATACGGTTCGTAAGGATGCCATAGGATTTTACATCGCCTCTCTGTCCTACAAGACGGTGGTGTATAAGGGCCAGCTGACCTCCGGACAAGTCCGCCAATATTTCCCCGACCTTTCGCACAAACGTTTGGTGTCTGCCTTCGGGTTGGTACACTCGCGTTTTGCTACCAATACGTTCCCTTCCTGGGATTTGGCGCAGCCGTTCCGGTTTATCGCGCACAACGGGGAGATCAACACCCTCCAGGGGAACCTGAACTGGCTCAAGACGAGCGAGCGCGGGTTTACGTCTCCTTACTTCAGCCAGGAAGAGATGGACATGATCCTGCCCGTCGTCGCCGGCAACCAGTCGGACTCGGCCTGTCTGGACAACATGATCGAACTCCTGTCGCTGACCGGCCGTTCGCTGCCCCACGTCATGATGATGCTCATCCCCGAGGCCTGGGACGGCAACGACCAGATGGACCCGGTGAAAAAGGCTTTCTACGAGTACCACGCGTCCATCATGGAACCCTGGGACGGCCCCGCCTCCATCTCGTTCACGGACGGCAAGATCATCGGCGCTACGCTGGACCGTAATGGTCTCCGCCCCTCGCGCTATTGCATCACCAACGACGACCGCGTCATCATGGCCTCCGAAACGGGCGCCCTGCCGGTGGACCCGAAGACGGTCATTGAAAAGGGCCGGCTCCAGCCGGGCAAGATGTTTGTCGTCGACATGGAACAAGGCCGGATCATCAGCGACGAAGAACTGAAGAATACGATCTGTTCCCAGAAGCCTTACGGCGAATGGCTGAACAAATACAAGATCCGCATGGACGAGCTCCCGGAACCCCGGGTCACCTTTACCCACCTGGAGCACGACCAGATCTTCAAATACCAAAAGGCCTTCGGGTACTCCACGGAGGACCTGGATACCCTCATCGCGCCCATGGCCCTCGGCGGGAAAGAACCCGTGGGCTCCATGGGGAACGATACACCCCTGGCAGTCCTGAGCGATCAGCCCCAACACCTGGCGAACTACTTCAAGCAATTGTTTGCGCAGGTGACCAACCCGCCCATCGACCCCATCCGCGAAAGGATGGTCATGTCGCTGGCGACGTTTGTGGGCAGCACGGACAACCTGCTGGCGGAAGATCCCCTGGCCTGCCATACGGTGGCGTTGCACCAACCGGTGCTCACCAACCACGAGCTGGAAAAGATCCGTTCTATAGACACGGGTATTTTCCAGGCAAAAACGCTCCAAACCTATTTCCGGGCCAACGGGCAACCCGGTGCCCTCAAAGCGGGTCTCGACCGGCTTTGCCGGTACGCGGTGGATGCCGTGGACGACGGCTTCAAGGTCCTTGTCCTGACCGACCGCGCCATCGACTCCGAACACGCGGCCATTCCGTCCCTGCTCGCCGTATCGGCGGTGCACCACCACCTGTCCCGCAAGGGACTCCGGGGTAAGGTCGGCATCGTTATCGAGGCCGGGGACGTATGGGAAGTCCACCACTTCGCCTGCCTGATCGGCTTTGGCGTAACAGCGGTCAACCCTTACCTGGCGTTGTCCACCATCCGCGACATGAAGTTGTTTGGCAAGCTCCAGACCGACCTCGACGTAGAACAACTCAAAAAGAATTATATCAAAGCCGTCTGCGACGGGTTGTTGAAGGTCTTCTCCAAGATGGGGATCTCCACGTTGCAATCTTACCAAGGCGCGCAGATCTTCGAGATCATCGGGCTCAACAAAGCCGTCGTCGATACCTACTTCAGCGGTGCGGTCTCCCGCATCGAAGGCATGGGGCTTGACGAGATCGCCAAGGAAACCCTCGCCCGTCACTTCCTCGGATTCAGCCGTAAGGAAGCCCCGGTCGACCGTCTCCCCGTAGGTGGCGTGTACCAATGGAAACGCAAAGGGGAAGCGCACCTGTTCAACCCGACGAGCATCCACTATCTCCAGTTGTCCACCCGGACCAACGACTATAGTGTATTCAAGAAGTTCTCCAAGACCATCAACGACCAGGATGAGAAGGCGCTCACGCTCCGCAGCCTGTTAACGTTCAAACGGACCCGCCCCTCGATCTCCATCGACGAGGTGGAACCCGAAGAGAACATTTATAAACGTTTTGCGACGGGCGCCATGTCCTTTGGCTCCATTTCGCACGAAGCCCACTCCACGCTCGCTATCGCGATGAACCGTTTGGGTGGGAAAAGTAACACAGGCGAAGGGGGGGAAGACCCCGCCCGGTTCGAACGCCTGCCGAACGGGGACTCCATGCGCTCCGCGATCAAACAGGTGGCTTCCGCCCGTTTCGGGGTGACCAGCCTCTACCTGACCGAGGCCGACGAGCTCCAGATCAAGATGGCCCAGGGCGCCAAGCCCGGGGAAGGCGGACAGCTCCCGGGTCACAAGGTGGATGACTGGATCGCCAAGACCCGGCACTCCACGCCCGGTGTAGGCCTGATTTCGCCTCCGCCCCACCACGACATCTATTCCATCGAGGACCTCGCCCAACTGATCTTCGACCTGAAGAACGCCAACCGGGCCGCCCGCATCAGCGTCAAGCTGGTGTCCAAGGCGGGTGTCGGCACCATCGCCGCCGGTGTGGCCAAGGCCAAGGCAGACGTCATCGTCATCGCCGGTCACGACGGGGGCACGGGCGCATCGCCCATCAGTTCCATCCGTCACGCCGGTCTGCCCTGGGAACTCGGCCTCGCCGAAACCCACCAAACCCTGGTCCGCAACAAGCTGCGCAGCCGGGTCACCGTTCAGACCGACGGCCAGCTCCGCACGGGCCGCGACCTCGCCGTCGCCGCGCTCCTTGGCGCCGAAGAATGGGGTATCGCCACCGCCGCCCTGGTCGTGGAAGGATGTATCATGATGCGCAAGTGTCACGTCAACACCTGCCCCGTGGGTATCGCCACGCAAGACGCCGAGCTCCGCAGCCGTTTTGCCGGGGACCCCGACCACGTCGTCAACTTTTTCAAATTCCTGACCCGCGAACTGCGCGAGATCATGGCGGAACTCGGTTTCCGCTCGGTCAACGAGATGATCGGCCAGGTCTCCAACCTGCAGGTCCGCGAGGATATCAAACACTGGAAGTATAAAAAACTTGACCTGAGCCCCATCCTCTACGAAGAACCCGCGGCCGCAACGACCGGGCTCTTCTGCCAGGAAGACCAGGACCATGGTTTGATCGGCGTTCTTGACTGGAAGCTCCTCAAGGCCGCAGGGCCCGCCCTGGAAAAGGCACAGGCCGTACAGGCGTCGTTCCCGATCAGGAACACCGACCGCACGGTCGGGTCCATCCTCTCCAACGAGATCACCAAGAAGTACCGCGCCGCCGGCCTGCCCGATAATACGCTGCATTTCTCCTTCACCGGTACCGCTGGTCAGAGCTTCGGTGCCTTCAACACCCGCGGGATTACGCTGGAACTCGAAGGCGACGCCAACGACTACTTCGGCAAGGGCCTCTCGGGCGCCCGCCTGGTCGTATACCCCAGCCGTGAAGCCGCTTTCGTCGCCGAAGACAACATCATCATCGGAAACGTCGCCCTCTATGGCGCCACCGACGGTGAGGTCTTCATCCGCGGCAAGGCCGGGGAACGCTTCGCCGTCCGCAACTCCGGCGCCAACGCCGTTGTCGAAGGCGTCGGTGATCACGGTTGCGAATACATGACCGGTGGACGCGTCGTCATCCTCGGTGACACCGGCCGCAACTTTGCCGCCGGTATGAGTGGTGGCATCGCTTACGTCTACGATGCCTCCGGCCGCTTCTCCCGCAATTGCAACAAGGAGATGGTCGACCTCGATCCCCTGGCCGCCGACGACGTCGCGCTCGTCCAGGAGATGGTCAGCCGCCACTACGCGCATACCGGAAGCTCCGTGGCCCGGTTCATCCTCGACGACTGGGAAAACCAGCTCCTGCATTTCATCAAGGTGTTCCCGCAGGAGTACAAGCGTGTGCTGCAAAGCGCCGGCCCCGGCATTGTTGCCGCCGGCGTTCAACAAGATTACAAAAAGTCCAACGTGAAATAA
- the ilvB gene encoding biosynthetic-type acetolactate synthase large subunit has product METAKITKTQAQGAAAQTAGAQGAAAGATPQAAATGAASGAAATSAAAAGAAPAAQPTTTLTGSQAVLEALLAEGVRTIFGYPGGAIMPIYDALYDYQDKLEHILVRHEQGGIHAAQGFARTSGQVGVVFATSGPGATNLVTGLADAMIDSTPLVAITGQVFASLLGTDAFQETDVINITTPATKWNYQVTDATEIPAALAKAFYIARTGRPGPVLIDITKNAQQQKFDYAGYVPCQHVRSYRPKPIVRKEYVEQAAKLINGAKKPFVLFGQGVILGHAEAEFKAFIEKGGLPAAWTVLGLSALPTDHPLNVGMLGMHGNYAPNVLTNECDVLIAVGMRFDDRVTGRLDKYAKQAQVVHLDIDPAEIDKNVKTTVPVWGDCKETLPLLTALLEKKTHSEWMGKFKELGKKEVEAVIHNELNPTTEQMTMGEVIKILNELTGGDAVIVTDVGQHQMVACRYAHFNKTMSNVTSGGLGTMGFGLPAAIGAKYGAPDRTVVAIIGDGGFQMTLQELGTIMQFGAEVKILILNNQFLGMVRQWQQLFNDKRYSFVNITSPDYVALAKAYSIEGASINVRAQLKGALKTMLDHKGSYLLEVMVGKENNVFPMVPQGCSVAEIRLS; this is encoded by the coding sequence ATGGAAACGGCCAAAATAACGAAGACCCAAGCGCAAGGCGCAGCCGCGCAGACGGCGGGCGCGCAGGGCGCAGCCGCAGGCGCCACGCCGCAAGCAGCTGCAACGGGCGCCGCCAGCGGAGCCGCCGCGACAAGCGCCGCCGCCGCAGGCGCCGCACCTGCGGCGCAGCCCACGACCACCCTCACCGGCTCCCAGGCCGTCCTGGAAGCCCTCCTGGCGGAAGGCGTGCGCACCATCTTCGGCTATCCCGGGGGCGCGATCATGCCGATCTATGACGCCCTTTACGACTACCAGGACAAACTCGAACACATCCTGGTGCGGCACGAGCAAGGCGGCATCCACGCCGCCCAAGGTTTTGCGCGCACCTCCGGACAAGTGGGCGTGGTCTTCGCCACCAGCGGCCCCGGGGCGACGAACCTCGTGACCGGTCTGGCGGACGCCATGATCGACTCCACGCCGCTCGTGGCGATCACCGGCCAGGTGTTTGCGAGTCTGCTGGGGACGGATGCTTTCCAGGAAACCGACGTCATCAACATCACCACGCCGGCCACCAAGTGGAACTACCAGGTCACCGATGCCACGGAGATCCCCGCGGCCCTGGCGAAAGCCTTCTATATCGCCCGAACCGGCCGTCCCGGCCCGGTCCTGATCGACATTACCAAGAACGCGCAGCAACAAAAGTTCGATTACGCGGGGTATGTTCCCTGCCAGCACGTCCGGAGCTACCGGCCGAAACCCATTGTCCGTAAGGAATACGTCGAACAAGCCGCAAAACTCATCAACGGTGCCAAAAAGCCCTTCGTCCTTTTTGGACAAGGCGTTATCCTGGGGCACGCCGAAGCGGAGTTCAAGGCCTTTATCGAAAAGGGCGGCCTGCCCGCGGCCTGGACGGTCCTTGGGTTGAGCGCCCTGCCGACCGACCACCCGCTGAACGTGGGGATGCTGGGCATGCACGGCAACTATGCCCCCAACGTCCTGACCAACGAGTGCGACGTCCTGATCGCCGTGGGGATGCGTTTTGACGACCGCGTTACCGGCAGGCTGGACAAATACGCCAAACAGGCGCAGGTTGTCCACCTGGACATCGACCCCGCGGAGATCGACAAGAATGTAAAGACCACGGTCCCTGTCTGGGGAGATTGTAAAGAGACGCTCCCGTTGCTGACCGCCTTGTTGGAGAAAAAGACACATTCCGAGTGGATGGGCAAGTTTAAAGAGTTAGGGAAAAAGGAAGTGGAGGCAGTCATCCATAACGAACTCAACCCGACCACCGAGCAAATGACGATGGGCGAGGTCATCAAGATCCTCAACGAGCTGACCGGTGGAGACGCCGTGATCGTCACCGACGTCGGTCAACACCAGATGGTCGCCTGCCGCTATGCGCACTTCAACAAGACGATGAGCAACGTCACCTCCGGGGGGCTGGGCACCATGGGCTTCGGCCTGCCCGCCGCCATCGGCGCCAAATACGGGGCGCCCGACCGGACGGTGGTCGCCATCATCGGGGACGGCGGTTTCCAGATGACGCTCCAGGAACTGGGGACCATCATGCAGTTTGGGGCCGAGGTCAAGATCCTCATCCTGAACAACCAGTTCCTCGGCATGGTCAGACAATGGCAGCAACTCTTCAACGATAAGCGCTATTCTTTTGTCAACATCACCAGCCCGGACTATGTGGCGCTGGCCAAAGCATACAGCATCGAAGGTGCCAGCATCAACGTAAGGGCGCAGCTCAAAGGGGCTTTGAAGACCATGCTTGACCACAAAGGATCGTATCTCCTGGAAGTCATGGTAGGGAAGGAAAATAATGTTTTCCCCATGGTACCCCAGGGCTGCAGCGTTGCCGAAATCCGTCTTTCTTAA
- the ilvA gene encoding threonine ammonia-lyase, which translates to MMPSTTSLTPLSVDAAYERLRKVVRKTPLEYNQRLSQRYRCHVYLKREDLQVVRSYKIRGAYNMMAQLSPDLLAKGVVCASAGNHAQGFAYACHQMQVNGTIYMPVITPKQKLQQVRNFGGDKVSVVLVGDTFDQCLKEALQFTAEKGMTFVPPFDHQSIIEGQATVGKEILDELPGIDWLFLPVGGGGLAAGTGFYFRTFSPQTKIIGVEPQGAPSLALALKAGEPVTLQQIDTFVDGAAVKRIGEVTFQYLKEVLDDVRLVHEGQVCSTIIRLYNENAIVAEPAGALAITALEAYKKEIEGKTVVCVVSGGNNDLDRMPEIRERSLRYEGLKHYFLIRFAQRPGALKEFVSNVLGPNDDIVRFEYMQKTNKESGPALVGIELQAREDYHQLLARMKAYQINFTTLNDDDELFGYLV; encoded by the coding sequence ATGATGCCATCTACTACTTCACTAACACCCTTATCCGTCGACGCCGCATACGAGCGCCTGCGCAAGGTCGTCCGCAAGACCCCGCTGGAATACAACCAGCGCCTGTCCCAGCGGTACCGCTGCCATGTGTACCTGAAGCGCGAAGACCTCCAGGTGGTTCGTTCCTACAAAATCAGGGGCGCCTATAATATGATGGCCCAGCTGTCCCCGGACCTTTTGGCCAAAGGCGTCGTCTGCGCCAGCGCCGGGAACCATGCGCAAGGGTTTGCGTATGCCTGTCACCAGATGCAGGTAAACGGTACGATCTACATGCCCGTGATCACGCCCAAACAGAAGTTGCAGCAGGTGCGCAACTTCGGGGGCGACAAGGTCTCCGTGGTACTGGTCGGAGACACCTTCGACCAGTGCCTGAAAGAGGCCCTGCAATTCACCGCGGAGAAGGGGATGACGTTTGTCCCGCCTTTCGACCATCAAAGCATCATCGAAGGACAAGCCACCGTCGGAAAGGAAATCCTCGACGAGCTTCCCGGGATCGACTGGCTTTTCCTGCCCGTGGGCGGGGGGGGCCTGGCGGCGGGGACCGGCTTTTACTTCCGGACCTTTAGCCCGCAAACAAAAATCATCGGCGTGGAGCCCCAGGGCGCGCCCTCTCTGGCCCTTGCCCTGAAAGCAGGGGAACCGGTGACGCTACAGCAAATCGACACCTTTGTGGACGGCGCCGCCGTCAAAAGGATAGGGGAGGTCACGTTCCAATACTTAAAAGAGGTGTTGGACGACGTCCGCCTGGTGCACGAAGGCCAGGTGTGCTCGACCATCATCCGGCTGTACAACGAAAACGCCATCGTCGCGGAACCCGCGGGGGCCCTGGCCATCACCGCCCTGGAAGCCTATAAAAAGGAAATCGAGGGCAAGACGGTGGTGTGCGTGGTCAGCGGCGGCAACAACGACCTGGACCGGATGCCGGAAATCAGGGAACGGTCCCTGCGGTATGAAGGCCTGAAACACTACTTCCTGATCCGCTTCGCCCAGCGGCCGGGTGCACTCAAAGAATTTGTTTCCAATGTATTGGGCCCCAACGACGACATTGTACGCTTCGAGTATATGCAAAAGACGAACAAAGAGTCGGGTCCCGCCCTGGTGGGGATCGAGCTGCAGGCCCGCGAGGACTATCACCAGCTCCTGGCCAGGATGAAAGCCTACCAGATCAACTTTACGACACTGAACGATGACGACGAGCTGTTTGGGTATTTGGTGTAA
- the ilvD gene encoding dihydroxy-acid dehydratase, with translation MELNKYSKTLTQDPTQPAAQAMYYGIGLTDEDLKKAQVGIASMGYDGNTCNMHLNDLAQVVKKGVWASDLVGLIFHTIGVSDGMANGTDGMRFSLVSRDIIADSIETVCGGQYYDGLIAIPGCDKNMPGSLIAMGRLNRPAIMVYGGTIAPGHYKGQDLNIVSAFEALGQKIAGKLSDADFKGIVMNSCPGAGACGGMYTANTMAAAIEALGMSLPYSSSNPALSEEKQKECAAAGKAIRLLLEKDIKPSDIMTRKAFENAIVTIMVLGGSTNAVLHLIAMAKAVNVPLTQDDFQAISDRIPVLADFKPSGKYLMQDLHDHGGIPSVMKYLLSKGLLHGDCLTVTGATLAENLKNVPDLNFETQKIIYPLEQPIKPTGHLQILYGNLAGGGSVAKITGKEGERFSGPARVFDGEHELIAGISSGRVKDGDVVVIRYVGPRGAPGMPEMLKPTSALIGAGLGKSVALITDGRFSGGTHGFVVGHITPEAYEGGGIALVQDNDLIELDAVNNTINVKLSDAELEQRRKAWKKPAPNATKGILFKYARSVKTAAEGCVTDEQ, from the coding sequence ATGGAATTGAACAAGTACTCGAAGACGCTTACGCAGGACCCGACCCAGCCGGCCGCACAGGCCATGTACTATGGGATCGGCCTGACGGACGAAGACCTGAAGAAGGCACAGGTGGGCATTGCGAGCATGGGTTATGACGGGAATACCTGTAACATGCACCTCAACGACCTGGCACAGGTGGTGAAGAAAGGGGTGTGGGCGAGCGACCTGGTGGGCCTGATCTTTCACACGATCGGAGTCAGCGACGGCATGGCGAACGGCACGGATGGGATGCGGTTTTCGCTCGTCAGCCGGGACATCATTGCAGATTCGATCGAGACGGTGTGCGGCGGCCAATATTATGACGGCCTGATCGCCATCCCGGGTTGTGACAAAAACATGCCGGGTTCGTTGATCGCCATGGGCCGGTTGAACCGCCCGGCGATTATGGTGTATGGGGGTACGATCGCACCGGGGCACTATAAAGGTCAGGACCTGAACATCGTGTCCGCGTTCGAAGCCCTGGGGCAAAAGATCGCCGGCAAGCTGAGCGACGCGGACTTCAAGGGCATCGTGATGAACTCTTGTCCGGGTGCGGGCGCCTGTGGCGGGATGTACACGGCCAATACGATGGCGGCGGCGATCGAGGCGCTGGGCATGAGCCTGCCGTACTCTTCATCGAACCCCGCGCTGAGCGAAGAGAAACAAAAAGAATGCGCCGCGGCAGGCAAAGCCATCCGCCTGTTGCTCGAAAAAGATATAAAGCCCTCCGACATCATGACGCGCAAAGCGTTTGAAAACGCGATCGTCACGATCATGGTCCTGGGCGGCTCCACCAATGCGGTGCTCCACCTGATCGCAATGGCCAAGGCGGTCAACGTCCCGCTGACGCAGGACGATTTCCAGGCGATCAGCGACCGGATACCGGTGCTCGCGGACTTCAAACCCAGCGGCAAATACCTGATGCAGGACCTGCACGATCACGGCGGTATCCCGTCGGTAATGAAATACCTCCTGTCCAAAGGCCTGCTCCACGGGGATTGCCTGACGGTGACGGGGGCGACACTTGCGGAAAACCTAAAAAATGTCCCCGACCTCAACTTCGAGACACAAAAGATTATCTACCCCCTGGAACAACCCATCAAACCCACCGGCCACCTCCAGATCCTTTACGGGAACCTGGCCGGCGGCGGCAGCGTGGCCAAGATCACCGGCAAGGAAGGCGAACGCTTCTCCGGCCCGGCCCGAGTTTTCGACGGGGAACACGAACTGATCGCGGGGATCTCCAGCGGCCGCGTCAAAGACGGGGACGTAGTGGTCATCCGCTACGTGGGCCCAAGGGGCGCCCCCGGCATGCCCGAGATGCTCAAACCCACGTCGGCCCTGATCGGAGCCGGTCTTGGCAAGTCGGTGGCCCTGATCACGGACGGCCGCTTCAGCGGCGGCACACACGGCTTTGTCGTGGGGCACATCACCCCCGAGGCCTACGAAGGCGGCGGGATCGCCCTGGTCCAGGACAACGACCTCATCGAGCTCGATGCTGTCAACAATACGATCAACGTAAAGCTGTCCGACGCGGAGCTGGAGCAACGCCGTAAAGCATGGAAGAAGCCCGCTCCGAATGCAACGAAAGGTATCCTTTTCAAATACGCCCGCTCCGTAAAGACCGCGGCCGAAGGCTGCGTAACGGACGAACAATAA
- the ilvC gene encoding ketol-acid reductoisomerase, whose translation MAKINFGGVEENVVTREEFPLAKAQETLKNETIAVIGYGVQGPGQALNQRDNGINVIVGQRKNSKTWDKAVKDGFVPGETLFEIEEALEKGTIICYLLSDAAQIELWPTVKKHLTAGKALYFSHGFGITFNEQTGIVPPKDVDVFLVAPKGSGTSLRRMFLQGRGLNSSYAIFQDATGKARDRVIALGIAVGSGYLFETNFKKEVYSDLTGERGTLMGAIQGIFAAQYETLRKRGHSPSEAFNETVEELTQSLMPLVAENGMDWMYANCSTTAQRGALDWWKKFKEATQPVFDELYESVATGKESARSIASNSQKDYREKLDAELKELRESELWQAGKAVRSLRPENQKV comes from the coding sequence ATGGCAAAAATCAATTTCGGCGGGGTTGAAGAAAATGTAGTTACCCGCGAAGAATTCCCCCTGGCGAAAGCGCAGGAAACGCTCAAGAACGAAACCATCGCCGTCATCGGCTATGGCGTCCAGGGGCCCGGTCAGGCGCTGAACCAAAGGGATAACGGGATCAACGTCATCGTCGGTCAGCGGAAAAACTCCAAGACCTGGGACAAGGCCGTAAAAGACGGCTTCGTACCCGGCGAGACCCTTTTCGAGATCGAAGAAGCCCTGGAAAAAGGGACCATCATCTGTTATCTGCTGAGCGACGCCGCCCAGATCGAACTCTGGCCGACGGTGAAAAAACACCTCACCGCTGGGAAGGCGCTTTATTTTTCCCACGGCTTCGGCATCACCTTTAACGAGCAAACCGGCATCGTTCCTCCGAAGGACGTGGACGTATTCCTGGTCGCTCCCAAGGGTTCCGGGACATCGCTCCGCCGGATGTTCCTCCAGGGCCGCGGGTTGAACAGCAGCTATGCCATTTTCCAGGACGCCACCGGCAAGGCGCGTGACCGCGTCATCGCCCTCGGCATTGCCGTCGGTAGCGGCTACCTTTTCGAGACCAATTTCAAAAAAGAAGTATACAGCGACCTGACCGGCGAACGCGGTACCCTGATGGGCGCCATTCAAGGGATCTTCGCCGCCCAATACGAAACCCTGCGCAAACGCGGGCACTCTCCTTCCGAAGCCTTCAACGAAACCGTCGAAGAGCTGACGCAGTCCCTGATGCCGCTGGTGGCCGAAAACGGGATGGACTGGATGTACGCCAACTGCTCCACGACCGCCCAGCGCGGCGCCCTGGACTGGTGGAAGAAGTTCAAGGAAGCCACCCAGCCGGTGTTCGACGAGCTGTATGAAAGCGTAGCGACCGGCAAAGAGTCCGCACGCTCCATCGCGTCCAACAGCCAGAAGGACTACCGCGAGAAGCTCGACGCCGAGCTGAAAGAGCTCCGCGAAAGCGAGCTGTGGCAGGCCGGCAAAGCCGTACGCTCGCTGCGTCCGGAGAACCAGAAGGTGTAA